A stretch of the Papaver somniferum cultivar HN1 chromosome 6, ASM357369v1, whole genome shotgun sequence genome encodes the following:
- the LOC113287356 gene encoding uncharacterized protein LOC113287356 isoform X1: protein MLLIDFSNAFNLVDRSNIIKEVRAHCPSISHWVEFCYAKPAKLYYLKSVRSSAKGVQHGDPLDPLLFALALHPLIEKIAAQCTLDLHAWYLDDGTMVGDTMEVSKALKIIQEEGPSYGLHLNISKTENFWPSYDPRRDNSDVFPPNIGKPVDGVKLLGGPVSLSMEFCSNMVLSRVDKAVQLMGNIQELEDPQSELLLLRNCTGVARMYFTLRTTSPKAIQSAAVMFDKHLMDYLRRLVVGDGAGFGLVQQRLATLPIKDGGLGVLTMADTGMYCYLASHAQTQQLQQLILGLTNVTDPCLSYQHAL, encoded by the coding sequence ATGTTGCTTATAGATTTTTCCAACGCCTTCAACCTTGTTGACAGGTCCAACATCATTAAAGAGGTGAGAGCTCATTGTCCCAGTATCTCTCATTGGGTCGAGTTTTGCTACGCAAAACCAGCTAAGTTGTATTACCTAAAGTCAGTTCGATCTTCAGCCAAAGGCGTGCAGCATGGAGACCCCCTCGATCCCCTTCTTTTTGCATTAGCTCTTCATCCTCTTATCGAAAAGATTGCAGCTCAGTGTACTTTGGATCTTCATGCGTGGTACCTGGATGATGGTACCATGGTTGGAGACACTATGGAAGTATCTAAAGCCTTGAAGATTATACAAGAAGAAGGCCCTAGTTATGGTTTGCACCTGAATATTTCAAAGACCGAAAATTTCTGGCCTTCTTATGACCCAAGAAGAGATAACAGTGACGTTTTTCCTCCCAATATTGGTAAGCCAGTGGATGGAGTTAAACTGCTTGGCGGACCAGTCAGCTTGAGCATGGAATTTTGCAGCAACATGGTATTGTCGAGGGTAGACAAAGCAGTGCAATTAATGGGAAACATTCAAGAACTGGAGGATCCTCAAAGTGAGTTACTCCTTTTGCGTAACTGTACTGGGGTTGCCAGGATGTATTTTACCCTCCGTACTACAAGTCCTAAAGCTATTCAGTCGGCTGCAGTTATGTTTGATAAACATCTCATGGATTATTTGCGTCGTTtggtggttggtgatggtgcTGGATTTGGATTGGTCCAACAAAGGCTGGCCACGCTTCCCATTAAAGACGGTGGTTTGGGTGTGCTTACAATGGCCGATACAGGTATGTACTGCTACCTTGCCTCTCATGCTCAAACTCAACAGCTACAACAATTGATCTTGGGGTTAACGAATGTTACAGATCCCTGTCTTAGTTATCAACACGCTC
- the LOC113287356 gene encoding uncharacterized protein LOC113287356 isoform X2 gives MLLIDFSNAFNLVDRSNIIKEVRAHCPSISHWVEFCYAKPAKLYYLKSVRSSAKGVQHGDPLDPLLFALALHPLIEKIAAQCTLDLHAWYLDDGTMVGDTMEVSKALKIIQEEGPSYGLHLNISKTENFWPSYDPRRDNSDVFPPNIGKPVDGVKLLGGPVSLSMEFCSNMVLSRVDKAVQLMGNIQELEDPQSELLLLRNCTGVARMYFTLRTTSPKAIQSAAVMFDKHLMDYLRRLVVGDGAGFGLVQQRLATLPIKDGGLGVLTMADTDPCLSYQHAL, from the exons ATGTTGCTTATAGATTTTTCCAACGCCTTCAACCTTGTTGACAGGTCCAACATCATTAAAGAGGTGAGAGCTCATTGTCCCAGTATCTCTCATTGGGTCGAGTTTTGCTACGCAAAACCAGCTAAGTTGTATTACCTAAAGTCAGTTCGATCTTCAGCCAAAGGCGTGCAGCATGGAGACCCCCTCGATCCCCTTCTTTTTGCATTAGCTCTTCATCCTCTTATCGAAAAGATTGCAGCTCAGTGTACTTTGGATCTTCATGCGTGGTACCTGGATGATGGTACCATGGTTGGAGACACTATGGAAGTATCTAAAGCCTTGAAGATTATACAAGAAGAAGGCCCTAGTTATGGTTTGCACCTGAATATTTCAAAGACCGAAAATTTCTGGCCTTCTTATGACCCAAGAAGAGATAACAGTGACGTTTTTCCTCCCAATATTGGTAAGCCAGTGGATGGAGTTAAACTGCTTGGCGGACCAGTCAGCTTGAGCATGGAATTTTGCAGCAACATGGTATTGTCGAGGGTAGACAAAGCAGTGCAATTAATGGGAAACATTCAAGAACTGGAGGATCCTCAAAGTGAGTTACTCCTTTTGCGTAACTGTACTGGGGTTGCCAGGATGTATTTTACCCTCCGTACTACAAGTCCTAAAGCTATTCAGTCGGCTGCAGTTATGTTTGATAAACATCTCATGGATTATTTGCGTCGTTtggtggttggtgatggtgcTGGATTTGGATTGGTCCAACAAAGGCTGGCCACGCTTCCCATTAAAGACGGTGGTTTGGGTGTGCTTACAATGGCCGATACAG ATCCCTGTCTTAGTTATCAACACGCTC